GCGGCCGGGCTCGTCTCCGGGGCACCCCGCCGCCCGTTGGGACCAGCGGCCGGACCTCAGGAGTCGAGCCCGAGCTCCTCCATCCGAGCCGCGTGCCGCTCGGTCAGCCGGCTGAACATCCGGCCGATGGCCGCCAGGTCGAGGCCGGGACGGTCGATCCCGCCCGCGAGCAGGGCCGTCATCGCGTCCCGCTCGGCGGCGACCCGCTGCCCCTGGATCAACGCCTCCCCCATCAGCCTGCGTCCCCACAGGGCCAGCCGCCCGCCGAGGCGCGGGTCCTCGGCGATGCCCGTGCGCACCCGCTCGACCACGAACTCGGAGTGACCGGTGTCGGCCAGCGCGTCGTTGATCAGGTCCCGGGTCGAGCTGTCCAGGTAGACAGCGATCTCGCGGTAGAAGTCGGCGGCCAGCCCGTCGCCCACGTAGGCCTTGATCAGTCCCTCGTACCAGTCCGACGGCGCGGTGTGGGCGTGGAACTCGTCGATGGCCCGGCGGAACGGGGCCATCGCCTCGAACGGGTCGGCACCCAGCTCGACCAGCCGCTCGCGCAACGGCGTCAGGTGGGCGAACTCGGCGGCCGCCATGGCCGAGAGGGCGACCTTGTCGGCCATCGAGGGGGCGAGCTTGGCGTCCTCGGCCAGGCGCTCGAAGGCGGAGAGCTCGCCGTACGCGATCGCCCCGAGCAGGTCGACCACGGCCTCGCGGTACTCGGTGTCGGCGAAGGCGTCGACCTCCGGGCCGACGGACCCCTGGTCCGGGCGTCCCGCCAACGATTCAGTCATGCCGTCACCCTACCGATACACTCGAGCACAACTGCGTACGCCCGAGTACGCGTGGGCGCGGTCCAGTGCCGCAGCCCAGCATGTGCGCGGCAGACCGCTACGTCGAGTCCGCCGCTGGTGCAACGAACTGCGACGAAAGCGAAATACGTGACCACCTTCCGTGAGCTCGGGGTCCTGCCCGAGATCTGCGACGCGCTCGAGCGCGCCGGCATCACCACCCCCTTCGCCATCCAGGAGATGACCCTCTCGGTCGCCCTGATGGGCACCGACCTGATCGGCCAGGCCCGCACGGGCACCGGCAAGACCCTCGCCTTCGGCATCCCGGTGCTGCAGCGCAGCGTCGCGCCCAGCGACCCCGCCTACGCCGAGCTCCCCCAGGGCAAGCCGCAGGCGCTGATCGTGGCGCCGACCCGCGAGCTCGCGCTCCAGGTCTCCAACGACCTGCACCTGGCCAGCAAGGACGTCGGCCTGCGGGTCCTGACGGTCTACGGCGGGGTCGGCTACGACACCCAGCTGGAGGCGCTGGAGTCCGGCGTCGACATCGTCGTCGGTACGCCGGGCCGCCTGATCGACCTGGCCAACCGCCGGGCGCTGGACCTCTCGCACGTGCACGCCCTGGTCCTCGACGAGGCCGACGAGATGCTCGACCTGGGCTTCCTGCCCGACGTCGAGCGCCTGCTGGCGATGACGCCGGAGACCCGGCAGACCATGCTCTTCTCGGCGACCATGCCGTCGGCCATCGTCTCCCTGGCCCGCACCCACATGCGCCACCCGATGAACATCCGCGCCGAGTCCTCCTACGACACCACGATGGTGCCGGCGACCGCGCAGTTCATCTACCAGGCGCACGACCTGGACAAGCCCGAGATCATCGGGCGGGTCCTGCAGGCCGAGGACGCCGACAAGATCATCGTCTTCACCCGCACCAAGCGACAGGCCCAGCGGGTTGCCGACGACCTGGCCGAGCGCGGCTTCGCCGCCAGCCCGCTGCACGGCGACATGGCCCAGGTCGCCCGCGAGAAGGCGCTGGCCAAGTTCCGCGAGAACAAGATCCGGGTCCTGGTCGCCACCGACGTCGCGGCCCGCGGCATCGACGTCGCCGGCGTCTCCCACGTCATCAACTACACCTGCCCCGAGGACGACAAGACCTACGTGCACCGGATCGGCCGCACCGGCCGGGCCGGCGCCACGGGCACCGCGATCACGTTCGTGGACTGGGCGGACCTGCACCGGTGGAAGATGATCAACAAGGCACTGGACCTGCCGTTCGACAACCCGCAGGAGACCTACTCCACCTCGGAGCACCTGTTCACCGACCAGGGCATCGCGCCCGGCACCAAGGGTCGCATCGTCGACCCGGCGCCGGTCGAGCGCAAGCCCCGCGAGGGCGGGCGCGACGGCGGCCGGAGCCGCGACAAGGACCGCGAGCGCGCGCCGCGCCGCGACCGCAGCCGCAGCCGGACCCGCAACGGGCGCCCGGTCGAGGGCGACTCCGCCGAGTCGGCGGCCCAGGCTCCGGCGTCGGCCGAGCGGTCCACCACCGACCGCCCGGGCGAGGGCGACGAGAACCGTCCCAGCCGCACCCGCCGACGCCGCCGGCGCAGCGGTGGCTCGGGCGAGGGCGCCCAGGGCGGCGACGCCGCGGGCTCCGCTCCCGCGGCCAGCAGCGCCGAGTGACGACCGCCTGACTCAGGCCGCGTCGACGCCTTCCAGGCCGGTGATCCCCGCGGGGGTCACCGGCCTGCGCGCGTCACCAGGTTCTTCGCCACCTCGCGGTAGGCCCGTGCGCCCTTGCTGGTGCGTGAGGTCGACAGGATCGAGCGTCCCGCGGCCGGGGCCTCGGCGAACTTGATCGTCTTCGGGATCGGCGGCTCGATCACGTCCAGGTCGTAGGTCTCCGAGATCGTCTCCAGCACCGTCCGCGCGTGCGTGGTGCGGCCGTCGTACATGGTGGGCAGCACCCCCCAGACCGTGAGCGACCGGTTGGTGAACCGGCGCACGTCGTGCACGGTGTCCAGGAGCTGGCCCACCCCGCGGTGCGAGAGCGTCTCGCACTGCAGGGGCACCACCACGCCGTCGGCGGCGGTCAGCGCGGCCACGGTCAGCACCCCCAGCGAGGGCGGGCAGTCCAGCAGCACCCAGTCGTAGACCGTGCCCTGCTCGGCGAGGTCCTCCAGCATCGAGCGGATGACGTGCTCGCGGCCCGTCCGGGTCAGCAGGTCGGCCTCGGCGCGGGCCAGCTCGATGGTGGCCGGCAGCAGGTCGGGTCCGTCCGAGGTCGTCACGATCACCTCGCGCGCGTCGATCCCCTTCGTGAGCACGTGATGGACCGACAGGTCCAGGTCCTCGGGGTCGAGCCCCAGGGAGAAGGTCAGGCAGGCCTGCGGGTCCAGGTCGACCAGGAGGACCGACTGGCCCTCCTCGACGAGCGCGGCGCCGATCGAGGCGACGGAGGTGGTCTTGGCCACCCCGCCCTTCTGGTTCGCGACGGCAAGTGTCGTGGTCATGGACCGATCATGACCGACTGTGCTTGCCCGTGGGGGCGCGACACCTCAATGCTGGGCACATGACCTCCTCGACCGCGCTGGTCACCGGCGCCACCGCCGGCATCGGCCGCTCCTTCGCCCACCAGCTGGCCGCCTCCGGCCACGACCTCGTCCTGGTCGCCCGCGACCGGGTCCGTCTCGAGCACGAGGCCGCCGAGCTGCACGACCGGTACGGCGTCGCCGTCGAGGTGCTGCCCGCCGACCTGGCCGACCGCGAGCAGCTCGCGACCGTGGAGGCCCGGGTCGCGGACCGCGGCCGCCCGGTCGACCTGCTGGTCAACAACGCCGGCTTCGGCCTCAAGGGCCGCTTCCTCGACAACCCGGTCGAGGCCGAGCAGGCGATGCTCGACGTGCTGGTGACCGCGGTGATGCGGCTCAGCCACGCCGCGCTGGGCGCGATGGCCGAGCGCGGGCACGGCGGCCTGGTCAACGTCTCCAGCGTGGCGGCGTTCCTGCCCCGCGGCACCTACTCGGCGGCCAAGGGATGGGTCAACCAGTTCGGTGAGTGGGCCGCCGCGGAGTACCGCCCGCAGGGGGTGGTGGTAACGACCCTGTGCCCCGGCTTCACCAGGACCGAGTTCCACGAGCGGATGGACGTGGGTCGCGACTCCGCGCCCGAGTTCCTGTGGCTCGACGCCGACGCCCTGGTCCGGCAGGCGCTGGAGGACCACGCCCGCGGCAAGGTGCTCTCCATCCCCGGCGTGCAGTACAAGGCGGTCGCCGCGGTCAGCCGGTTCGTGCCGCTCCGGCTCCTCCAGCCCCTGCAGGCGCTGGGCCGCCGCTGAGGCTGCGCCTGAGACTGGGCCCGGGCTCGGCGGGTCGGATCAGCGCGGGACGAGCGCCCAGTAGTCCAGGTCGAGCAGGACGCCCTCGGCGTACTTCTTGTCCTCGCGGCGCAGCGTCATCGACTCGTCACGTCCGCGCGTGGCGACCAGCCGCAGGCGCAGCGCGCCCACCCCCGGCGCCAGGTCGTCGGCCTTGTCCAGCACCTCGGACCACGCGTGCACCGTGTCCCCGGCGAACGCCGGCGCCACGTGCGAGCCCGCGTTGATCGCGGCGATCAGCTGGGCGTTCGCGAGGCCGTTGAAGGACAGGGCCCGCGCCAGCGAGATGATGTGCCCGCCGTAGACCAGCCGCTTGCCGTCGGGGCGGGCCTGGGTGTTGAAGTGCACCTTGGCGGTGTTCTGCCACAGCCGGGTCGCCATCATGTGCTCGG
The window above is part of the Nocardioides campestrisoli genome. Proteins encoded here:
- a CDS encoding ferritin-like fold-containing protein, with the protein product MTESLAGRPDQGSVGPEVDAFADTEYREAVVDLLGAIAYGELSAFERLAEDAKLAPSMADKVALSAMAAAEFAHLTPLRERLVELGADPFEAMAPFRRAIDEFHAHTAPSDWYEGLIKAYVGDGLAADFYREIAVYLDSSTRDLINDALADTGHSEFVVERVRTGIAEDPRLGGRLALWGRRLMGEALIQGQRVAAERDAMTALLAGGIDRPGLDLAAIGRMFSRLTERHAARMEELGLDS
- a CDS encoding DEAD/DEAH box helicase — translated: MTTFRELGVLPEICDALERAGITTPFAIQEMTLSVALMGTDLIGQARTGTGKTLAFGIPVLQRSVAPSDPAYAELPQGKPQALIVAPTRELALQVSNDLHLASKDVGLRVLTVYGGVGYDTQLEALESGVDIVVGTPGRLIDLANRRALDLSHVHALVLDEADEMLDLGFLPDVERLLAMTPETRQTMLFSATMPSAIVSLARTHMRHPMNIRAESSYDTTMVPATAQFIYQAHDLDKPEIIGRVLQAEDADKIIVFTRTKRQAQRVADDLAERGFAASPLHGDMAQVAREKALAKFRENKIRVLVATDVAARGIDVAGVSHVINYTCPEDDKTYVHRIGRTGRAGATGTAITFVDWADLHRWKMINKALDLPFDNPQETYSTSEHLFTDQGIAPGTKGRIVDPAPVERKPREGGRDGGRSRDKDRERAPRRDRSRSRTRNGRPVEGDSAESAAQAPASAERSTTDRPGEGDENRPSRTRRRRRRSGGSGEGAQGGDAAGSAPAASSAE
- a CDS encoding ParA family protein codes for the protein MTTTLAVANQKGGVAKTTSVASIGAALVEEGQSVLLVDLDPQACLTFSLGLDPEDLDLSVHHVLTKGIDAREVIVTTSDGPDLLPATIELARAEADLLTRTGREHVIRSMLEDLAEQGTVYDWVLLDCPPSLGVLTVAALTAADGVVVPLQCETLSHRGVGQLLDTVHDVRRFTNRSLTVWGVLPTMYDGRTTHARTVLETISETYDLDVIEPPIPKTIKFAEAPAAGRSILSTSRTSKGARAYREVAKNLVTRAGR
- a CDS encoding SDR family NAD(P)-dependent oxidoreductase, translated to MTSSTALVTGATAGIGRSFAHQLAASGHDLVLVARDRVRLEHEAAELHDRYGVAVEVLPADLADREQLATVEARVADRGRPVDLLVNNAGFGLKGRFLDNPVEAEQAMLDVLVTAVMRLSHAALGAMAERGHGGLVNVSSVAAFLPRGTYSAAKGWVNQFGEWAAAEYRPQGVVVTTLCPGFTRTEFHERMDVGRDSAPEFLWLDADALVRQALEDHARGKVLSIPGVQYKAVAAVSRFVPLRLLQPLQALGRR